The following are encoded together in the Mumia sp. Pv4-285 genome:
- a CDS encoding HAD family hydrolase: MAERAAVLFDIDGTLVDSNYLHVQAWRTAFRKAGITVDDWRVHRAIGMDGDRLLDDLAGGASEADRTAAKDLHASEYADLAGELRRFDGTRPLLRELRDRGVLIVLATSAPPDELARLRKALDCDDLVDAVTNADDVEDAKPQPDIVQAALDKVDVDTSRAVLVGDAVWDGLAAQRAGVPFLGVRTGGAGPEELRGAGAAEVYDDVSVLHGALDASTIGRLLR, from the coding sequence ATGGCTGAGCGCGCCGCCGTACTCTTCGACATCGACGGGACCCTCGTCGACTCCAACTACCTCCACGTGCAGGCGTGGAGGACTGCCTTCCGCAAGGCGGGGATCACGGTCGACGACTGGCGGGTCCACCGTGCGATCGGGATGGACGGCGACCGCCTCCTCGATGATCTCGCCGGTGGGGCGAGCGAGGCCGACCGCACCGCCGCGAAGGACCTCCATGCTTCCGAGTACGCCGACCTCGCCGGCGAGCTGCGTCGGTTCGACGGGACGCGACCACTCCTGCGCGAGCTACGCGACCGCGGCGTCCTGATCGTGCTCGCGACGTCTGCCCCTCCCGACGAGCTCGCCCGGCTGCGCAAGGCCCTGGACTGCGACGACCTCGTCGATGCGGTGACCAACGCCGACGACGTGGAGGACGCCAAGCCGCAGCCCGACATCGTGCAGGCCGCGCTGGACAAGGTCGATGTCGATACCTCACGGGCCGTCCTGGTCGGAGACGCCGTGTGGGACGGACTCGCCGCGCAGCGGGCGGGCGTCCCGTTCCTCGGCGTACGGACCGGTGGTGCTGGCCCGGAAGAGCTGCGGGGTGCCGGCGCCGCGGAGGTCTACGACGACGTCTCGGTCCTCCACGGAGCGCTCGACGCGTCGACCATCGGTCGCCTGCTGCGCTGA
- a CDS encoding MarR family transcriptional regulator has translation MHTSNVWAAAVTAGADRLTEALPEGLGMRDVEALTLVVNHPGATVEWLRSRVGLTQSGTVRLVDRLEQLGLVRRRRSGREVVLTLTTTARRRLTAWDRARDAAMADVLVGLTAEERDVLADLLAKALLRTPRTRPDADRACRTCTWARCEPQCPVDASVTT, from the coding sequence ATGCATACCTCGAACGTCTGGGCGGCGGCCGTCACCGCGGGTGCCGACCGCCTCACCGAGGCGCTGCCCGAGGGCCTCGGGATGCGCGACGTGGAAGCGCTGACCCTCGTCGTGAACCACCCGGGCGCCACCGTCGAATGGTTGCGGTCCCGGGTGGGGCTCACCCAGTCGGGCACCGTCCGTCTCGTCGACCGCCTCGAGCAGCTCGGGCTCGTACGCCGTCGCCGCTCGGGCCGCGAGGTCGTCCTTACCCTCACCACCACGGCGCGACGCCGGCTGACCGCGTGGGACCGTGCGCGCGACGCGGCGATGGCCGACGTGCTCGTCGGTCTCACGGCCGAGGAGCGCGACGTGCTGGCGGACCTGCTGGCGAAGGCCCTGCTCCGTACGCCTCGCACCAGGCCCGATGCCGACCGCGCCTGCCGCACGTGCACCTGGGCCCGGTGCGAGCCGCAGTGCCCGGTGGACGCGTCGGTGACCACATGA
- a CDS encoding MFS transporter: protein MTLPAAPGRARLSAPMRAVAAAWVLAATADAFVLFALLWLAEPQGWSGAQTALLVLATRLPVLFSGVLGGRAVDRFGPRAMLLVDALTRTVLLSALALTAADDSLELPVVVALTAAAGATAPMSYAACRTLVVRYEPAPLRARANTLLALGDQLPLILSAAALGAALTTFGIGATLAVPAVLMLGVAVIAALLPRGDRHAATADGETASAADGSPWRIPGVTTLVALSVVYYAAYGPFEPAMPPFVRDDLGGGADAYGLVWIVFGIGAIATLPLAPRLSRWRPGVVNALNAVTWGLVTFPLVLLDAVPTAAVLMLLSGAVWGPYSAVETTALQQWAPASRHGRLFGTQRALLQTASPIGAAVGALALDVVEPAVVLGVSALACTTAGLLALTRPGIRRRSGAVDRAPGAAAVGRD, encoded by the coding sequence ATGACCCTGCCGGCGGCACCCGGCCGCGCACGGCTGAGCGCACCGATGCGCGCCGTCGCCGCTGCCTGGGTGCTCGCGGCAACAGCCGACGCCTTCGTCCTCTTCGCGCTGCTCTGGCTGGCCGAGCCCCAGGGGTGGAGCGGTGCACAGACCGCTCTCCTCGTCCTCGCCACCCGGCTCCCCGTGCTGTTCAGCGGCGTCCTCGGTGGACGAGCCGTCGACCGTTTCGGCCCGCGCGCGATGCTCCTCGTCGACGCGCTCACGCGCACGGTCCTGCTGAGCGCGCTCGCGCTCACGGCCGCCGACGACTCGCTCGAGCTTCCTGTCGTCGTCGCACTCACCGCCGCCGCAGGCGCGACCGCCCCCATGTCGTACGCCGCGTGCCGCACGCTCGTCGTCCGCTACGAGCCGGCACCGCTGCGTGCGCGTGCCAACACACTCCTCGCCCTCGGCGACCAGCTGCCGCTGATCCTCTCCGCCGCCGCCCTGGGAGCGGCGCTGACCACGTTCGGGATCGGCGCGACCCTCGCCGTACCCGCGGTGCTCATGCTCGGCGTCGCGGTGATCGCGGCGCTCCTGCCTCGTGGCGATCGGCACGCGGCGACGGCGGACGGCGAGACGGCGTCCGCGGCCGACGGTTCGCCGTGGCGCATCCCCGGCGTGACGACCCTGGTGGCCCTCTCGGTCGTCTACTACGCCGCGTACGGTCCCTTCGAGCCGGCGATGCCTCCGTTCGTGCGCGACGACCTCGGCGGCGGTGCCGATGCGTACGGTCTCGTCTGGATCGTGTTCGGGATCGGCGCCATCGCGACGCTTCCGCTGGCGCCGCGGCTCTCGCGGTGGCGTCCGGGCGTCGTCAACGCGCTCAACGCGGTGACGTGGGGGCTGGTGACGTTTCCGCTCGTCCTGCTGGACGCCGTGCCCACGGCCGCAGTCCTGATGCTCCTGTCGGGCGCCGTGTGGGGTCCGTACTCGGCGGTGGAGACCACCGCCCTCCAGCAGTGGGCACCGGCGAGCCGGCACGGAAGGCTCTTCGGGACGCAGCGCGCCCTTCTCCAGACGGCCTCCCCGATCGGCGCGGCCGTGGGCGCGCTGGCGCTCGACGTGGTCGAACCGGCGGTCGTCCTCGGGGTCTCCGCCCTCGCGTGCACGACCGCGGGCCTGCTCGCGCTCACCCGCCCGGGCATCCGTCGACGGTCGGGTGCGGTGGACCGCGCGCCGGGGGCCGCAGCCGTTGGGCGAGACTGA
- a CDS encoding Ku protein, with protein sequence MRAMWKGTVSFGLVSIPIKMYGATATHDISFRQVRRSDGSRVKYKRVAEADGEVVEYSEIAKGYELPDGRMVVLTDDDMEQLPLPTKKIVDVLEFVPLEQIDPILYNKSYFLEPDTNAGLKPYLLLREALESSDMVAVVKVTIGTREQMATIRVRDGVLTMSTLLWADEVRKPEFSFLGEDLDLRPQEVKMAQSLLASMESDFDPEEYTDEYEVALDELVEAKLEGNEVIQPAVGEGEEEADNVVDLMAALQASIDRAKKGEGESVAGVDADKKPAKKTAAAKKSTTKKTAAKKEPAKKAAAKKAPAKKAAAKKTTTKKTAAKKATAKKAS encoded by the coding sequence ATGCGCGCGATGTGGAAGGGCACGGTCTCGTTCGGCCTGGTGAGCATCCCGATCAAGATGTACGGCGCCACAGCGACGCACGACATCTCGTTCCGGCAGGTACGCCGCAGCGACGGGTCACGGGTGAAGTACAAGCGGGTCGCCGAGGCCGACGGCGAGGTCGTCGAGTACTCGGAGATCGCCAAGGGGTACGAGCTGCCGGACGGACGCATGGTCGTCCTCACGGACGACGACATGGAGCAGCTGCCGCTGCCGACGAAGAAGATCGTGGACGTCCTCGAGTTCGTCCCGCTCGAGCAGATCGACCCGATCCTCTACAACAAGAGCTACTTCCTGGAGCCGGACACCAACGCCGGCCTCAAGCCGTACCTCCTGCTGCGCGAGGCGCTCGAGTCCTCCGACATGGTGGCCGTGGTCAAGGTGACGATCGGCACACGCGAGCAGATGGCGACGATCCGTGTGCGCGACGGCGTCCTGACGATGAGCACGCTGCTGTGGGCCGACGAGGTGCGCAAGCCCGAGTTCAGCTTCCTCGGGGAGGACCTCGACCTGCGCCCGCAGGAGGTGAAGATGGCGCAGTCTCTGCTCGCGAGCATGGAGAGCGACTTCGATCCCGAGGAGTACACCGACGAGTACGAGGTGGCGCTCGACGAGCTCGTCGAGGCCAAGCTCGAGGGCAACGAGGTCATCCAGCCCGCCGTCGGTGAGGGCGAGGAGGAGGCCGACAACGTGGTCGATCTGATGGCCGCGCTCCAGGCGTCCATCGACCGGGCGAAGAAGGGGGAGGGCGAGTCGGTGGCCGGTGTCGACGCCGACAAGAAGCCCGCCAAGAAGACTGCGGCGGCGAAGAAGTCGACGACGAAGAAGACGGCGGCCAAGAAGGAACCGGCGAAGAAGGCGGCGGCCAAGAAGGCGCCCGCGAAGAAGGCGGCGGCGAAGAAGACCACCACGAAGAAGACAGCAGCGAAGAAGGCTACGGCCAAGAAGGCGTCCTGA
- a CDS encoding TIGR03557 family F420-dependent LLM class oxidoreductase, with protein MTTDRLRIGFKLMAESFDPLEIVEQAVAAERAGFDFVEVSDHFHPWLYSQQHSGFAFSMLGAIAARTTRIGLATGVTCPIMRYHPAIVAQMAATTAVLSSGRFTLGVGSGENLNEHIVGGGWPSVSVRHDMLTEALEIIHALFTGGYHSFSGQYFDLEDARVFDLPDTPPRIVVAAGGEEAAKLAAELGDGLFATEPKAELVDAYASAGGTGPRYAEVPLAYSLDVEAAAEAAHRTMRFGLAGWKVQSELPNPVNFEAATATVRVEDMRAAFGCGPDTERHLEVAQRFLDTGFDHLVLMNAGPPEEMGAFFDHVRTNLRPRLEELNGSTDG; from the coding sequence ATGACCACCGACCGGCTGCGCATCGGGTTCAAGCTCATGGCAGAGAGCTTCGACCCGCTGGAGATCGTGGAGCAGGCCGTCGCGGCGGAGCGGGCCGGCTTCGACTTCGTCGAGGTCAGCGACCACTTCCATCCGTGGTTGTACTCCCAGCAGCACTCCGGCTTCGCGTTCTCGATGCTGGGCGCCATCGCCGCCCGGACCACCCGGATCGGGCTGGCGACGGGTGTGACGTGCCCGATCATGCGGTACCACCCCGCGATCGTGGCGCAGATGGCGGCGACGACTGCGGTGCTGAGCAGCGGCCGGTTCACGCTCGGCGTGGGGTCGGGCGAGAACCTCAACGAGCACATCGTCGGTGGCGGCTGGCCCTCGGTGTCGGTCCGGCACGACATGCTCACCGAGGCGCTCGAGATCATCCATGCGCTCTTCACCGGCGGCTACCACTCGTTCTCCGGACAGTACTTCGACCTCGAGGACGCGAGGGTCTTCGACCTCCCGGACACTCCCCCGCGGATCGTCGTCGCCGCGGGCGGTGAAGAGGCCGCCAAGCTTGCCGCCGAGCTCGGCGACGGACTGTTCGCGACCGAGCCCAAGGCGGAGCTCGTGGACGCGTACGCATCGGCCGGTGGGACCGGGCCGCGGTACGCCGAGGTGCCGCTCGCCTACTCGCTCGACGTCGAGGCCGCCGCGGAGGCCGCACACCGGACGATGCGCTTCGGCCTCGCCGGGTGGAAGGTGCAGTCCGAGCTGCCGAACCCCGTCAACTTCGAGGCGGCGACCGCGACGGTGCGCGTCGAGGACATGCGGGCCGCGTTCGGCTGCGGACCCGACACCGAGCGTCACCTCGAGGTCGCCCAGCGCTTCCTCGACACCGGGTTCGACCACCTCGTCCTCATGAACGCCGGCCCGCCGGAGGAGATGGGTGCCTTCTTCGACCACGTCCGTACGAACTTGCGACCACGGCTGGAAGAGCTGAACGGGAGCACAGATGGCTGA
- a CDS encoding MATE family efflux transporter: MRHLDARDREIFRIAVPAFAALVSEPLMLAADTAIIGHLGTDPLAGLALASTVLQTFVGLCVFLAYGTTASVGRHIGAGDLRAAMTTGMSGVWLAVILGALAALIAGAGASVIIGAFGADAAVTDQAVTYLVWAAPGIPAMLVVLAATGVLRGMQDLKTPLYTVVIANIVNVVLNIALVYGLDMGIRGAAIGTTVAQLGSGVFLAYVVVRAVRAQHAPVRPQRSGIHEAARAGVALVVRTLTLRAALLIATAVAATMGSAALAAHQIAVTVVTILAFALDAIAIAGQTLTGRSLGAGDVTGTRATTRRMIGWGVASGTAAAVLLLASVPWLPGLFTSDVNVQHLLVGALVVIALTQPISGVVFVLDGVLIGAGDGAYLAWAGVVTLVAYAPLAVAVWLLGGGLVWLWVAYAAFMVARMITLVLRERTDRWMVVGA, from the coding sequence GTGAGGCACCTGGACGCGCGCGACCGCGAGATCTTCCGCATCGCGGTCCCGGCGTTCGCAGCGCTCGTCTCCGAGCCGCTGATGCTCGCCGCCGACACCGCGATCATCGGGCACCTCGGCACCGACCCGCTCGCCGGCCTCGCGCTCGCGTCGACAGTGCTGCAGACGTTCGTCGGGCTGTGCGTGTTCCTCGCGTACGGCACCACGGCCTCGGTCGGCCGCCACATCGGCGCGGGCGACCTGCGCGCGGCGATGACGACTGGGATGAGCGGCGTCTGGCTCGCCGTCATTCTCGGCGCGCTGGCCGCGCTGATCGCCGGCGCGGGGGCCTCCGTGATCATCGGGGCGTTCGGTGCCGACGCCGCCGTGACGGACCAGGCCGTCACCTATCTCGTCTGGGCGGCGCCCGGCATCCCGGCGATGCTGGTCGTGCTCGCCGCGACCGGCGTCCTGCGAGGGATGCAGGACCTCAAGACCCCGCTCTACACCGTCGTCATCGCGAACATCGTGAACGTCGTCCTCAACATCGCCCTGGTCTACGGGCTCGACATGGGGATCCGCGGCGCCGCGATCGGCACCACGGTCGCCCAGCTCGGCTCGGGCGTCTTCCTCGCGTACGTCGTGGTCCGCGCGGTGCGCGCCCAGCATGCCCCCGTACGCCCGCAGCGCTCCGGCATCCACGAGGCCGCACGCGCTGGCGTCGCCCTGGTCGTCCGTACGCTCACCCTGCGGGCCGCGCTCCTGATCGCGACGGCGGTCGCAGCGACGATGGGCTCGGCAGCGCTCGCCGCGCACCAGATCGCGGTGACGGTGGTGACCATCCTCGCCTTCGCACTGGACGCGATCGCCATCGCGGGGCAGACCCTCACCGGACGCTCGCTCGGTGCGGGTGACGTCACCGGCACGCGTGCCACCACCCGGCGGATGATCGGGTGGGGCGTCGCGTCGGGCACAGCCGCCGCGGTGCTCCTGCTCGCATCCGTGCCGTGGCTGCCGGGCCTGTTCACGTCCGACGTGAACGTCCAGCACCTCCTGGTCGGGGCGCTCGTCGTGATCGCGTTGACGCAGCCGATCTCGGGCGTCGTGTTCGTACTGGACGGAGTGCTGATCGGGGCGGGCGACGGCGCCTACCTCGCGTGGGCGGGCGTCGTCACCCTCGTCGCGTATGCCCCGCTGGCGGTGGCGGTGTGGTTGCTCGGAGGTGGGCTGGTGTGGCTCTGGGTCGCGTACGCGGCGTTCATGGTGGCCCGCATGATCACGCTGGTGCTGCGGGAGCGAACCGATCGCTGGATGGTCGTCGGCGCGTAG
- a CDS encoding ABC transporter ATP-binding protein, translating to MSDTITIQGLRKSFGATHALDGLDLSVETGEVHGFLGPNGAGKSTTIRILLGMLRHDGGTVRLLDGDPWSDATALHRRLAYIPGDVTLWPNLSGGEVIDLLGRLRGGVDTARRDDLIERFQLDPTKRGRTYSKGNRQKVALIAGLAARTELLLLDEPTSGLDPLMEEVFRDTVQEMRQEGRTVLLSSHILSEVEALCDRVTIIREGRTVESGTLAELRHLTRTAVDVTASRPIEGLDARDGIYDLVVEQGGARARFDVDTARIGETLLHLGQFGITALTSTPPTLEELFLRHYGDEIPVGDEEPVA from the coding sequence GTGAGCGACACGATCACGATCCAAGGGCTCCGCAAGAGCTTCGGAGCGACACACGCCTTGGACGGCCTCGACCTCAGCGTCGAGACCGGCGAGGTGCACGGCTTCCTCGGCCCCAACGGCGCGGGGAAGTCCACCACCATCCGCATCCTGCTCGGCATGCTCCGCCACGACGGCGGCACGGTCCGGCTCCTCGACGGCGACCCGTGGTCGGACGCGACCGCGCTCCACCGGCGGCTCGCGTACATCCCGGGTGACGTCACTCTGTGGCCGAACCTCTCCGGCGGCGAGGTCATCGACCTCCTCGGCCGGCTGCGCGGCGGCGTCGACACGGCGAGACGGGACGACCTCATCGAGCGCTTCCAGCTCGACCCGACAAAACGCGGGCGCACCTACTCGAAGGGCAACCGCCAGAAGGTCGCGCTCATCGCCGGCCTCGCCGCCAGGACGGAGCTGCTGCTCCTCGACGAGCCCACCTCCGGCCTCGACCCGCTCATGGAAGAGGTCTTCCGCGACACCGTGCAGGAGATGCGGCAGGAGGGCCGCACCGTCCTCCTCTCCAGCCACATCCTGAGCGAGGTCGAGGCGCTGTGCGACCGCGTGACGATCATCCGCGAGGGTCGTACGGTCGAGTCCGGCACGCTCGCGGAGCTCCGGCACCTGACCCGTACGGCCGTCGACGTGACCGCATCTCGCCCGATCGAGGGCCTCGACGCGCGCGACGGCATCTACGACCTGGTCGTCGAGCAGGGCGGGGCGCGGGCCCGCTTCGACGTCGACACCGCGCGGATCGGTGAGACGCTCCTCCACCTCGGCCAGTTCGGCATCACCGCCTTGACGAGCACCCCGCCGACTCTCGAAGAGCTGTTCCTTCGCCACTACGGAGACGAGATCCCCGTCGGTGACGAGGAGCCGGTGGCGTGA
- a CDS encoding ABC transporter permease, with product MDSFTGTGTLVRLALRRTRFSLVWWVLGITALYYITAVSLAATYPDQASLDRLAASVQGNAALIAMAGPDYALDTLGGQTAWQTSAFGAILAGLMSTFLVVRLTRAGEENGQDELIRADVVGRSATTAAALLVTTAINVVLVVAVALVLIASGLPAVGSWALALALGCAGLVFMGFALVFCQVSSTTRGAWGMSGGVLALSYLLRAVGDVGDGTLSWLSPIGWGQQMRAYDDERWWPALLSLVVAAALVGLARVLYERRDFGAGLVAARPGPAARAWRGGAYELAWRLQRPTVIGWLIGLAVGGLAYGSIGDDVGDLIGDGDLSDVMTGGETGGQALIDGFYASAVLLLAIAAAAFGVASALRARAEEVSGRLEPLLATALPRPSYLGGHVLVALGASTLGIALAGFATGLMNGWVSGDFGEVWPLTWAGLSYAPAIWVMVGLAVALLGLVPRFASLAWLGIVYAAVVMFFGPLLDFPDWVDGISPFSHPALVPLEDLSWPPLLWLTAVAAVLLAAGFVGFRRRDIRT from the coding sequence ATGGACTCGTTCACCGGCACCGGCACGCTGGTCCGGTTGGCACTGCGTCGCACCCGGTTCTCGCTGGTGTGGTGGGTCCTCGGGATCACGGCGCTCTACTACATCACCGCGGTGAGCCTCGCAGCGACGTACCCCGACCAGGCCTCGCTCGACCGTCTCGCCGCCTCGGTCCAGGGCAACGCCGCCCTGATCGCGATGGCGGGGCCCGACTACGCGCTCGACACGCTCGGGGGCCAGACCGCATGGCAGACCTCGGCGTTCGGCGCGATCCTGGCCGGCCTCATGTCCACGTTCCTCGTCGTACGCCTGACCCGGGCCGGCGAGGAGAACGGTCAGGACGAGCTGATCCGCGCAGACGTCGTGGGCCGCTCGGCCACGACTGCCGCAGCACTCCTCGTCACGACTGCGATCAACGTCGTCCTCGTCGTCGCGGTCGCCCTCGTGCTCATCGCCTCCGGCCTTCCCGCGGTCGGGTCGTGGGCGCTCGCGCTGGCGCTCGGGTGCGCGGGCCTGGTGTTCATGGGCTTCGCTCTCGTGTTCTGCCAGGTGTCGAGCACGACCCGCGGCGCCTGGGGCATGAGCGGCGGCGTGCTCGCCCTCTCCTACCTGCTGCGCGCGGTCGGCGACGTCGGTGATGGCACCCTGTCGTGGCTGTCACCGATCGGTTGGGGCCAGCAGATGCGTGCGTACGACGACGAGCGGTGGTGGCCGGCGCTGCTCTCGCTCGTCGTCGCGGCGGCGCTGGTCGGGTTGGCGCGCGTCTTGTACGAGCGGCGCGACTTCGGTGCCGGGCTCGTCGCCGCACGACCTGGACCGGCGGCCCGCGCCTGGCGCGGCGGCGCGTACGAGCTCGCCTGGCGTCTCCAGCGCCCGACCGTGATCGGCTGGCTGATCGGGCTCGCTGTCGGTGGACTCGCGTACGGCTCCATCGGCGACGACGTCGGCGACCTCATCGGAGACGGCGACCTGTCCGACGTGATGACTGGTGGAGAGACCGGCGGACAGGCCCTGATCGACGGCTTCTACGCCAGCGCCGTGCTCCTGCTCGCGATCGCCGCGGCAGCCTTCGGCGTCGCGTCGGCCCTCCGCGCACGTGCCGAGGAGGTCAGCGGACGGCTCGAGCCGTTGCTCGCGACAGCGCTCCCGCGCCCCTCCTACCTGGGCGGCCACGTGCTCGTCGCTCTCGGCGCGTCGACGCTGGGCATCGCCCTCGCCGGCTTCGCCACCGGGTTGATGAACGGGTGGGTCTCCGGCGACTTCGGTGAGGTGTGGCCACTCACCTGGGCCGGGCTGTCGTACGCCCCTGCGATCTGGGTGATGGTCGGCCTCGCCGTCGCGCTGCTCGGCCTCGTGCCGCGGTTCGCGTCGTTGGCGTGGCTCGGCATCGTGTACGCGGCGGTGGTGATGTTCTTCGGGCCGCTGCTCGACTTCCCCGACTGGGTCGACGGCATCTCGCCGTTCTCGCACCCGGCGCTCGTGCCGCTCGAGGATCTGTCGTGGCCGCCGCTGCTGTGGCTGACGGCGGTCGCGGCCGTGCTCCTCGCCGCTGGTTTCGTGGGGTTCCGGAGGCGCGACATCCGCACGTGA